TTATGACATATGCAGTTATCAGATAAGTATTTATatataagctatttctataatgaaggataaaataaagtcaaactattttcatatttgttaTACACATATGCTAGTCACACCCCTGTTTTTTCTAGTTACACCCAAATAGGATACTTACATGAACTCGCGTATACTACGTGAACTGAGCTCACATAGCCTATTTGGGTGTAACTAGAAGAATAAAGGGTGTAACCAATAAAAGTGTTTGTTATAAGTTGTCTTCATAAGCTATTTtgcaaattttatgaaaataagctgaaaacaactaataaacatgtcataagttgtttccaTAAAGCTCTCACAAACAACCTAACAAGTGTTTATGCAAGAAGATAAGCccaaataagtcaatccaaacagATTCTAACTCTTAATCAGAGCCTTAAATCGAGGGAAATGATTTGGAGAATTAGCTAAATGTCTAAATCCCTTTCCccgattaattttttttgaattccACATATTGAGTGGATTTTAAGTTCTATCGCTGTGAACTCCCAATCAAAGCCTTAAAACACCTTAAAAACTATAGCCGTCATTTACCAAACTAGAGAAGGTAATCACAGATACTACCCTCAACAATGcttattattaataaagtaatacacaattattcaatttttgcAGCAATTATTCACAGTTCTACCATTTAGGTTTTTCTAATTATGACTTACCCTAACAATTTCTTCATATGTTTCATCATCAATTTCAACAGTGGTAACAATTTCTTCAACATCACCAAGAATCATATTAAGATGCTGATCATAAGCCTgcaaattgaaattcaaattgaaatcaagcacacacaaaaaaaatgagaaaaaaaaaacagaaaaaatttaatatgagaAAAAAAGAGAATTGAGGAAAACTACGTGAAGCTTGCCACGAAGTTCTCGATCAGAACGGAGTTTAACGTAGATACGTTCGTCGAGACTGAGTCTTATGAGATCCAAAGGCTCCTTCACTGCGCTTTCTTCTTCTGCACCAGCCATTGTCACTTTGCTTCTTTACTTTGTGTTGTTGTGTTTCGATTCTTGAACGCGCTTCTTGGAATAATCCGTGCCTTGTTTGTTAAACCTTTTTCTAGTCAGAAAATGAAATCAACGGTAGGAATGGCTCGGTAGAACATTGTTTTAGGGTTTTCTTATTGGGCCAACCTTCATTTTGGGCCTTTGCTAATAATGATAAGAAAATAgctaaatttaatatatatatttttattataaattattacatatatttatatctagtcctttaatttattttgtatttgtatttaatCTATTAAATCTTCTTAGTTCTACgatttttgtgtgtgttaatTTTCAGCCCAAAACATTAACTTCCATTTTTAGGTGGGTGTATCGTGAAGTGAAATCTCATCCCCTTAGTTATACCTTACTCCACTATCTACTCAAAacactcattttattttattttacaaaaaattcaaacaaaaaaaaaacatttcttttaaaataacaaataaaaacaaccgaaaaactaaagttaataagatttttgtattaaaatatgggggaaattaaacaataaaatattctcACTTTTATAATTAGAGAGGTTTTTTTTCCACGTACACTTTAGATATACGCAACTAAAaagattatgtttttttatggaACTCTAATTGTTTAGAAACATCGAAATATTAACAATCCGTTTAATAGATAggataaaaaataagatataaataagttatcatatcataaattcaatgtttaaataatcaataagacGTGATAAGTTAATCCATAATTATTTTCTATCTTATCTCTCTAGTTGAAATTTTTATCCTAAATATGAACTGGATTAGAAACTAATTAGAAACTAACAGGATATGATAAGAAAGTAATTTACTCAACTACTCTTataagatataatttaaaatataaatttaaaatataataaaatataaaaacaatttataaaaatataatatgaaatataaaaatgtaaatataatcaaatataagtataaaaataattagtagaatttgatctaaaatttaaaaatgaaatattaataattaatttaaaaaatgtttatgattttatcacaaagatagttttgtctttttatataatttaataaattagtattccaaattataaaaatatgaaaattaattgaaattttaaaataaatataatttgtttacaaggGTATTTctatcatttacatataatatataccatatctttaattttattctaacaaataaaatataattatttagttactcatgatttttgttttaaaatcaaattgcttatttagtagtgtcaatcgatagttttaaatataaaacaatttcattacttatttaattttttttttgttaatttataatatttaaaatataataagttatttttttaaaaaaactaatatgtaaTTAGTCACAATTGTAATTtcgttatttaaatataatatatattatattgatgagATGTCTATCaaatacatgacaaaataaaattttattattatgttggTTATCACATGTGTATCAAACACTAAATATGATAATGTTTATTCTGGTACTATCCTATCGTATCATATCTTTCTCCAACTTTATATCATATCA
This DNA window, taken from Cicer arietinum cultivar CDC Frontier isolate Library 1 unplaced genomic scaffold, Cicar.CDCFrontier_v2.0 Ca_scaffold_6324_v2.0, whole genome shotgun sequence, encodes the following:
- the LOC101510224 gene encoding sm-like protein LSM3A encodes the protein MAGAEEESAVKEPLDLIRLSLDERIYVKLRSDRELRGKLHAYDQHLNMILGDVEEIVTTVEIDDETYEEIVRTTKRTVPFLFVRGDGVILVSPPLRTA